Proteins encoded within one genomic window of Nonomuraea gerenzanensis:
- a CDS encoding solute symporter family protein, with protein MILFLAFVAATLAITFWASRQTKTAADYYAGGRSFSGVQNGLAIGGDYMSAASFLGIAGIIALSGYDGFLYSIGFLVAWLVALLLVAELMRNSGKFTMADVLAFRMSPRPVRTAAGVSTIVVSIFYLLAQMVGAGALVGLLLGITSDAGKAWTIVGVGALMIIYVVFGGMKGTTWVQIVKAVLLMGGAALVTLLVLAKFGFNLSGLLGQAAQVSGPKANPESFLSPGLKYGTEAQGLAGKIDLISLGLALVLGTAGLPHILIRFYTVPTAKDARKSVLWGIGIIGAFYLLTLVLGFGAAALVGKEAIVAGDKAGNTAAPLLAQQIGADIFGPVGGTILLALIGAVAFATILAVVAGLTLASSSSFSHDLYAHVFKRGQASERQEVVVARISALVIGAVAIGLGILAQGQNVAFLVALAFAVAASGNLPAILYSLFWKRFNTTGAVSAIYGGLVSALVLVIFSPVVSGGETALFKTADFVIFPLSNPGIVSIPLGFLCGWLGTVLSKEYNASKWAEMEVRSLTGVGAEKASEH; from the coding sequence ATGATCCTCTTCCTCGCCTTCGTGGCCGCCACCCTGGCGATCACCTTCTGGGCGAGCCGGCAGACCAAGACGGCCGCCGACTACTACGCGGGCGGCAGGTCGTTCAGCGGCGTGCAGAACGGCCTGGCGATCGGCGGCGACTACATGTCGGCCGCCTCCTTCCTCGGCATCGCGGGCATCATCGCGCTGTCCGGATATGACGGATTCCTCTACTCGATCGGCTTCCTCGTCGCCTGGCTGGTGGCGCTGCTGCTGGTGGCCGAGCTGATGCGGAACTCCGGCAAGTTCACGATGGCCGACGTGCTGGCGTTCAGGATGAGCCCGCGCCCGGTCCGTACGGCGGCGGGCGTGTCCACGATCGTCGTCAGCATCTTCTACCTGCTGGCCCAGATGGTCGGCGCGGGCGCGCTGGTCGGCCTGCTGCTCGGCATCACCAGCGACGCGGGCAAGGCGTGGACGATCGTCGGCGTGGGCGCGCTGATGATCATCTACGTGGTGTTCGGCGGTATGAAGGGCACCACCTGGGTGCAGATCGTCAAGGCCGTGCTGCTGATGGGCGGCGCCGCGCTGGTGACGCTGCTGGTGCTGGCCAAGTTCGGCTTCAACCTGTCGGGGCTGCTCGGCCAGGCCGCCCAGGTCAGCGGCCCCAAGGCCAACCCTGAGAGCTTCCTCAGCCCCGGCCTGAAGTACGGCACCGAGGCGCAGGGCCTGGCCGGCAAGATCGACCTGATCAGCCTCGGCCTGGCGCTGGTGCTGGGGACGGCGGGCCTGCCGCACATCCTCATCCGCTTCTACACCGTCCCCACCGCCAAGGACGCCCGCAAGTCGGTCCTGTGGGGCATCGGCATCATCGGCGCCTTCTACCTGCTGACCCTGGTCCTCGGCTTCGGCGCGGCGGCCCTGGTCGGCAAGGAGGCGATCGTCGCGGGTGACAAGGCCGGCAACACCGCCGCGCCGCTGCTGGCCCAGCAGATCGGCGCGGACATCTTCGGCCCGGTCGGCGGCACGATCCTGCTGGCGCTCATCGGCGCGGTGGCCTTCGCCACGATCCTGGCCGTGGTCGCGGGCCTGACCCTGGCCTCCTCCTCCAGCTTCTCGCACGACCTGTACGCGCACGTCTTCAAGCGCGGCCAGGCCAGCGAGCGCCAGGAGGTCGTGGTGGCCCGCATCTCCGCCCTGGTCATCGGCGCCGTCGCGATCGGCCTCGGCATCCTGGCCCAGGGACAGAACGTGGCGTTCCTGGTGGCCCTGGCCTTCGCCGTGGCCGCCTCCGGCAACCTGCCCGCGATCCTGTACAGCCTGTTCTGGAAGAGGTTCAACACGACAGGCGCGGTGTCGGCCATCTACGGCGGCCTGGTCTCCGCCCTCGTGCTGGTGATCTTCTCGCCGGTCGTCTCCGGCGGCGAGACGGCGCTGTTCAAGACGGCCGACTTCGTGATCTTCCCGCTGAGCAACCCGGGCATCGTCTCGATCCCGCTCGGCTTCCTGTGCGGCTGGCTCGGCACGGTGCTCAGCAAGGAGTACAACGCCAGCAAGTGGGCCGAGATGGAGGTCCGCTCGCTCACGGGTGTGGGGGCGGAGAAGGCCTCGGAGCACTGA
- a CDS encoding DUF485 domain-containing protein yields MTTREHDASVYEQVQESSEFQELKRAFRRWTFPMTVAFLAWYLLYVVLSGWARGFMGIKLLGEINVGLVLGLLQFVSTFLIAWTYARHAERKLDPIADKLRHEVEEKTQ; encoded by the coding sequence GTGACGACTAGAGAACATGACGCGTCGGTCTATGAACAAGTGCAGGAGAGCAGTGAGTTCCAGGAGCTGAAAAGGGCCTTCCGCCGCTGGACGTTCCCCATGACCGTGGCGTTCCTCGCGTGGTACCTGCTGTATGTGGTGCTGTCAGGATGGGCGCGCGGCTTCATGGGGATCAAGCTGCTCGGCGAGATCAACGTCGGCCTGGTCCTCGGCCTGCTGCAGTTCGTGTCCACCTTCCTCATCGCGTGGACGTACGCCAGGCACGCCGAGCGCAAGCTCGACCCGATCGCCGACAAGCTGCGCCACGAGGTGGAGGAGAAGACTCAGTGA
- a CDS encoding carbohydrate ABC transporter permease, which produces MRRLASAAKAVVLAAWLLITLFPLYWIVVTSLKPKPEIFSVPLRYWPANLTFEHYAELFAFADFGTYLLNSLLVSLVAAAAVTVIGVLGGYTLARFAFPGRGALMLAFLVTQMIPLFIALGPLYLLMSDLDLLNRLAGLMLVYVAMLVPFSTIIMRGFYERVPVALEEAAQVDGASRLAAMVRVVIPVMLPGIAATFIFAFVQCWNELFLAITFIDSEDAKTIPVAMNSFITQYDIDWGSMAAATVVSVVPTLVLFAAIRRYIVEGLTAGAVKG; this is translated from the coding sequence ATGAGGCGCCTGGCGAGCGCGGCCAAGGCCGTCGTGCTGGCCGCCTGGCTGCTGATCACCCTGTTCCCGCTGTACTGGATCGTCGTCACCTCGCTCAAGCCCAAGCCCGAGATCTTCTCGGTGCCGCTGCGCTACTGGCCGGCGAACCTCACCTTCGAGCACTACGCCGAGTTGTTCGCCTTCGCCGACTTCGGCACCTACCTGCTGAACTCGCTGCTCGTCTCCCTCGTCGCCGCCGCGGCCGTCACGGTGATCGGCGTGCTGGGCGGCTACACGCTGGCCCGCTTCGCCTTCCCCGGCAGGGGCGCGCTGATGCTGGCCTTCCTGGTCACCCAGATGATCCCGCTGTTCATCGCGCTCGGCCCGCTCTACCTGCTGATGTCCGACCTCGACCTGCTCAACCGGCTGGCGGGGCTGATGCTGGTGTACGTGGCGATGCTGGTGCCGTTCTCGACGATCATCATGCGCGGCTTCTACGAGCGGGTGCCGGTGGCGCTGGAGGAGGCGGCGCAGGTGGACGGGGCCTCGCGGCTGGCGGCCATGGTCAGGGTGGTGATCCCGGTGATGCTGCCGGGGATCGCGGCCACCTTCATCTTCGCCTTCGTGCAGTGCTGGAACGAGCTGTTCCTGGCGATCACGTTCATCGACAGCGAGGACGCCAAGACCATCCCGGTGGCGATGAACTCCTTCATCACCCAGTACGACATCGACTGGGGCTCGATGGCGGCGGCCACGGTCGTCTCGGTGGTGCCGACGCTCGTCCTGTTCGCCGCGATCCGCCGCTACATCGTGGAGGGACTCACGGCGGGGGCCGTAAAGGGGTGA
- a CDS encoding carbohydrate ABC transporter permease — protein sequence MRTFTVRRARFIALCLLPGVVFVVLFTYYPMVRGAVIAFQRYNLFDITATPFVGLENFRAVLAEDRFWTALRNTGTWVAVSLFFQFLLGFGLALLLRRHFRGRGLYQAWVFFPWAMSGFLIGLLWRWMFNGQFGVVNDLLLKAGLIEERIGFLASPGWAMTSVIVANIWYGVTFFAIMIMAALQSVPGELYEAAAVDGASRLRRFWHVTLPHIRPTLALIVLLRIIWILNFPDLIYAMTGGGPAGSTDIVTTFLIQQVIGGDYGRAGAVGLLVLALLLAFSIFYLNATRFEKAR from the coding sequence ATGAGGACGTTCACCGTCCGCAGGGCCCGTTTCATCGCGCTGTGCCTGCTGCCTGGCGTGGTGTTCGTCGTGTTGTTCACGTACTACCCGATGGTGCGCGGCGCGGTGATCGCCTTTCAGCGCTACAACCTGTTCGACATCACCGCCACCCCGTTCGTCGGCCTGGAGAACTTCCGCGCCGTGCTGGCCGAGGACCGCTTCTGGACGGCGCTGCGCAACACCGGCACGTGGGTGGCCGTCTCGCTGTTCTTCCAGTTCCTCCTCGGCTTCGGCCTGGCGTTGCTGCTGCGTAGACACTTCCGCGGGCGGGGGCTCTACCAGGCGTGGGTGTTCTTCCCGTGGGCCATGTCGGGGTTCCTGATCGGGCTGCTGTGGCGGTGGATGTTCAACGGGCAGTTCGGCGTGGTCAACGACCTGCTGCTGAAGGCGGGCCTGATCGAGGAGCGCATCGGCTTCCTGGCCTCGCCGGGCTGGGCGATGACCTCCGTCATCGTGGCCAACATCTGGTACGGCGTCACGTTCTTCGCCATCATGATCATGGCCGCGCTGCAGTCGGTGCCCGGCGAGCTGTACGAGGCGGCGGCCGTGGACGGGGCCTCCCGGCTGCGCCGGTTCTGGCACGTCACGCTGCCGCACATCCGGCCCACGCTGGCCCTGATCGTGCTGCTGCGGATCATCTGGATCCTGAACTTCCCCGACCTCATCTACGCGATGACCGGCGGCGGCCCGGCCGGCAGCACCGACATCGTCACCACGTTCCTCATCCAGCAGGTCATCGGCGGCGACTACGGCCGGGCGGGCGCGGTCGGCCTGCTCGTGCTGGCCCTGCTGCTGGCCTTCAGCATCTTCTACCTGAACGCCACCCGATTCGAGAAGGCCCGATGA
- a CDS encoding ABC transporter substrate-binding protein — translation MRNPVLVATATVVTLLLTGCGSGSSGQPGEIRLRMIESLTGPERTKLIKSLLADFERANPGVTVELISPPLDSADQKITQILQTKKGLDVLEVRDHTAKSFSNNGWLAELPTTEWAGWPALTELAQKKAVEVGGKAYLIPYGFYQRTLFYRTDFGMTAPPATWQELYEAGKRMTTGDRYGYSFRGGKGGADYAVMMISAYNGDQLNPEKSFYLKDKRTIFSTPEAAQALDLFVKIFKEASPPDSVSWGYPEMVQGFTSGVTGMLIQDPEVIKTVEESGVTAWSTAPIPKGPTGYAYQPVGYAGWGVTSFSEHPAEAVKLVQFLSEAEQSIAFAKGNSLIPISKEAQNDPQFSQGAWKAYLQAQQDPKQVITIRPVDYPGWSQFLVDSDRDVQSLITGKKGTAEVLKAWDAFWVDQAKKVS, via the coding sequence ATGAGAAACCCCGTCCTGGTGGCCACGGCCACCGTCGTCACGCTGTTGCTCACGGGCTGCGGCTCGGGCTCCTCCGGTCAGCCGGGCGAGATCCGGCTGCGGATGATCGAGAGCCTGACCGGCCCCGAACGTACGAAACTCATCAAGTCCCTCCTCGCCGACTTCGAGCGGGCCAACCCGGGCGTCACCGTCGAGCTCATCTCCCCGCCGCTCGACAGCGCCGACCAGAAGATCACCCAGATCCTGCAGACGAAGAAGGGCCTGGACGTGCTGGAGGTGCGCGACCACACGGCCAAGTCCTTCTCCAACAACGGCTGGCTGGCCGAGCTGCCCACCACGGAGTGGGCCGGCTGGCCGGCCCTGACCGAGCTGGCCCAGAAGAAGGCGGTGGAGGTCGGGGGCAAGGCGTACTTGATCCCGTACGGGTTCTACCAGCGCACGCTGTTCTACCGTACGGACTTCGGCATGACCGCGCCCCCGGCCACCTGGCAGGAGCTGTACGAGGCCGGCAAGCGGATGACCACCGGCGACCGGTACGGCTACTCCTTCAGAGGCGGCAAGGGCGGCGCCGACTACGCGGTGATGATGATCAGCGCCTACAACGGCGACCAGCTGAATCCGGAGAAATCCTTCTATCTGAAGGACAAGCGCACGATCTTCTCCACCCCCGAGGCGGCGCAGGCCCTCGACCTCTTCGTCAAGATCTTCAAGGAGGCGTCGCCGCCCGACTCGGTGTCCTGGGGCTACCCCGAGATGGTCCAGGGCTTCACCTCGGGCGTCACCGGCATGCTCATCCAGGACCCCGAGGTGATCAAGACGGTCGAGGAGAGCGGCGTGACCGCCTGGTCCACCGCCCCCATCCCCAAGGGCCCCACCGGGTACGCCTACCAGCCCGTCGGCTACGCCGGCTGGGGTGTGACCTCCTTCAGCGAGCACCCCGCCGAGGCGGTCAAGCTGGTGCAGTTCCTGTCGGAAGCCGAGCAGAGCATCGCCTTCGCCAAGGGCAACTCGCTCATCCCGATCTCCAAGGAGGCGCAGAACGACCCGCAGTTCTCTCAGGGCGCGTGGAAGGCGTACCTCCAGGCCCAGCAGGACCCGAAGCAGGTGATCACGATCAGGCCGGTGGACTACCCGGGCTGGAGCCAGTTCCTGGTGGACTCCGACCGCGACGTCCAGTCCCTGATCACCGGCAAGAAGGGCACCGCCGAGGTGCTCAAGGCGTGGGACGCCTTCTGGGTGGACCAGGCCAAGAAGGTCTCATGA
- a CDS encoding trans-sulfuration enzyme family protein produces MDDDWICGRLGEDEPWTLGAVNPPVFENSVFTFATAEELGEAVRNEDERYVYWRGTNPTVDLAQRKLAALERGERAKCFASGMGAISATISSLVSAGDHVLVLGAVYGPTTQFLRYLEKFGVTHTHVRDLGEGDSAITASTRLLYFESPSYMAYAVVDIAEVTGWARERGLVTVMDNTWSTPLFQKPLTMGVDLVVHSLSKYIGGHSDLVGGVVVGPARLIRPLALTEYQLYGAAMSPHDAAKVIKGLRTLPVRMAAHQERGLAVAAFLRDHPAVRSVNHPGLPSHPGHAIAVRQMSGFSSLFSLELDTESRPEVGAFLARLRHFRIGVSWGGFESLVNAPALSTEESVRATMGIPVGLVRLSVGLEPAEILIKDLGLALEGMSA; encoded by the coding sequence ATGGATGATGACTGGATCTGTGGCCGGTTGGGTGAGGACGAGCCTTGGACGCTGGGAGCGGTCAACCCACCGGTGTTCGAGAACTCGGTGTTCACGTTCGCGACGGCGGAGGAGCTCGGCGAGGCCGTCAGGAACGAGGACGAGCGCTACGTCTACTGGCGGGGGACCAACCCGACGGTCGATCTCGCCCAGCGTAAGCTTGCCGCGCTGGAGCGGGGAGAGCGGGCGAAGTGTTTCGCGTCGGGCATGGGCGCGATCTCGGCGACCATCTCCTCGCTGGTGTCGGCGGGTGACCACGTGCTGGTGCTCGGCGCCGTCTACGGGCCGACCACCCAGTTCCTGAGATACCTGGAGAAGTTCGGGGTCACGCACACGCATGTCAGGGACCTCGGGGAAGGTGACAGCGCTATCACGGCGAGCACCCGCCTACTCTACTTCGAGTCCCCCTCCTACATGGCCTACGCGGTGGTGGACATCGCCGAGGTGACGGGGTGGGCGCGGGAGCGCGGGCTGGTGACGGTGATGGACAACACCTGGTCCACGCCGCTGTTCCAAAAGCCGCTGACCATGGGCGTGGACCTGGTCGTGCACTCGCTGTCGAAGTACATCGGCGGGCACAGCGACCTGGTCGGCGGGGTGGTGGTGGGGCCGGCCCGGCTGATCAGGCCGCTGGCGCTGACCGAGTACCAGCTCTACGGGGCCGCCATGTCGCCGCACGACGCCGCCAAGGTGATCAAGGGGTTGCGCACACTGCCGGTGCGGATGGCGGCGCACCAGGAGCGCGGGCTGGCGGTGGCGGCTTTCCTGCGCGACCATCCCGCCGTGCGGTCGGTGAACCATCCGGGGTTGCCGTCGCATCCGGGGCATGCGATCGCGGTGCGGCAGATGTCCGGCTTCTCCAGCCTGTTCAGCCTGGAGCTGGACACGGAGTCGCGGCCGGAGGTCGGGGCGTTCCTCGCCAGGTTGCGACATTTCCGCATCGGGGTGTCGTGGGGTGGGTTCGAGAGCCTGGTGAACGCGCCCGCGCTGTCCACCGAGGAGAGCGTGCGGGCCACCATGGGCATCCCCGTGGGCCTCGTGCGGCTCTCGGTCGGCCTGGAGCCCGCGGAGATCCTGATCAAGGATCTCGGTCTGGCCCTGGAGGGAATGTCCGCCTAA
- a CDS encoding LacI family DNA-binding transcriptional regulator — translation MTARKPTMADVARQAGVSLKTVSRVVNQEPHVRASLQQRVQAAISALGYRRNEAAARLARGATMLTLGLVMENISNEFYARLAAAVEAAAAGHEALVVFGSYEESADKERMLIESMYARGVDSLIVVPSAADHSWLAEHASLTTVFVDRVPLGLDGADVVLLDDVWGGRVATEHLLARGHRRIALISDDDGISSVHDRATGYRAALADAGVPADEELVVRAVYDPGRVSGEVARLLDLPSPPTAFFATNNRAAIGILQALRERPERPAYVGFDDFALADVFNPGVTVVRYDTARLARAAVDLLLNPSPAARRIKVPVELVPRGSGELPLP, via the coding sequence ATGACAGCACGCAAGCCGACCATGGCGGACGTCGCCCGGCAGGCGGGTGTGAGCCTCAAGACCGTCTCCCGGGTGGTCAACCAGGAGCCCCACGTCAGGGCGTCACTGCAGCAGCGGGTGCAGGCCGCGATCAGCGCGCTGGGCTACCGCCGCAACGAGGCCGCCGCCCGGCTGGCCAGGGGCGCGACCATGCTGACGCTCGGGCTGGTGATGGAGAACATCTCCAACGAGTTCTACGCGCGCCTGGCCGCCGCCGTCGAGGCCGCCGCGGCCGGTCACGAGGCGCTGGTGGTGTTCGGCTCGTACGAGGAGAGCGCCGACAAGGAGCGCATGCTCATCGAGTCCATGTACGCCAGGGGCGTCGACTCCCTCATCGTCGTGCCCTCGGCGGCCGACCACTCCTGGCTGGCCGAGCACGCCAGCCTCACCACGGTGTTCGTGGACCGGGTGCCGCTGGGCCTCGACGGGGCCGACGTGGTGCTGCTCGACGACGTGTGGGGCGGCCGCGTCGCGACCGAGCACCTGCTCGCCCGCGGCCACCGCCGGATCGCGCTGATCTCCGACGACGACGGCATCAGCTCGGTGCACGACCGTGCGACCGGCTACCGCGCCGCCCTGGCCGACGCGGGCGTGCCAGCCGACGAGGAGCTGGTCGTGCGCGCGGTGTACGACCCCGGCCGGGTGTCGGGCGAGGTCGCCAGGCTGCTCGACCTGCCGTCGCCGCCCACGGCGTTCTTCGCCACGAACAACCGGGCCGCCATCGGCATCCTCCAGGCGCTGCGCGAGCGGCCCGAGCGGCCGGCGTACGTGGGGTTCGACGACTTCGCGCTGGCGGACGTGTTCAACCCGGGGGTGACGGTGGTCCGCTACGACACCGCCCGCCTGGCCCGCGCCGCCGTGGACCTCCTGCTGAACCCGTCCCCGGCCGCGCGCCGCATCAAGGTGCCGGTGGAGCTGGTGCCGCGCGGCTCCGGCGAGCTGCCTCTCCCCTGA